The following proteins are co-located in the Solanum pennellii chromosome 8, SPENNV200 genome:
- the LOC107027517 gene encoding uncharacterized protein LOC107027517, giving the protein MGNKIINHRLRMKYFISPVGTEDWFTYLKERSAVEIQWKYYWLKPRRAIIRGNELYFIELIGLNGVQPYAPLRVFRQFGQIQMIPLRSHMRHYGYDFGSELPQVNTILRRWKNVITIDVQEHRPFCTPEYYVWLLEDAKHRDLSEGGLPGFGDEKERRWARSLLNTDYDITPEMRKQIVDLSFILAHTRSKGTPLLLLLKEQAPKTKNCPKDTSFQNLMFNGIGDPKAHLGMYCDKLVGVGRDERILMKLFMRSLTGEALAWYIEQDSRKWVEWVDMATDFTNRFGFNIENAPDWFYIPNLKKKPSESFREYAIRWRSEAARARPPMEESQMKDYFIRAQEPQYYDRMMLVAEKSFVEIIKLGERIEEGIKNGNIINLEALQATNKALQSGGMTENRKKTGSVMMAHGTKTPLRHKTTNPPPSPYPHTPYPQHPSAPLPISPQPMLIYYQNAPPQYLHASYLVYNVQPTHFQTPPPTQTPNYRNRPPYEIRPTKIYTPLAESITQLYERLKQAGYVSPISALPVDVRAKWYDPNKVCAYHSGMKGHTTEVCRALKDKVQMLIDTKTIQLKDPTPNVANNPLPNHQVNMVEDGDVWDWEESIWTLETEEAMSTTAPAPLIVQGLAPFEVEVAAPRPPFTVYRASSPIQCDTHVVPWEYNKRETKVEETDVATGVTRSGRIYTSEILVQGSSSKSKAPVVEFEDQGIWKKVQAKEYSVIEQLSKTPSQISILALLQSSETHRNALLKILGEAYVPSNITHGEVAQMVGQDKVTNKALVDAGSGLNICPLSTLTRLGVDSAKIQTWKMNVRAFDGSQRGTIGEITLDMLIGPVTFPIAFQILDIPLSYNLLLGNPWIHMAGAVPSTLHQCLKFEWDYEEVLVHGEKGHPVYTIKGREHMDGEMYHIVELVGNIELQPCKIHYKNVESETMAYNETAQLNINDLEEVKDNEVPEELIKRVEEFEENPNPNLVETEVMN; this is encoded by the exons ATGGGGAACAAAATTATCAACCATCGCCTAAGGATGAAATATTTTATCTCCCCTGTGGGAACGGAGGACTGGTTCACATACCTAAAGGAGCGCTCAGCCGTTGAAATCCAATGGAAGTATTATTGGTTGAAGCCACGACGTGCCATTATAAGAGGAAATGAACTTTACTTTATTGAGCTTATCGGTTTGAATGGTGTGCAACCATACGCACCACTTCGAGTCTTTCGACAATTCGGACAGATCCAAATGATACCTCTGCGATCCCACATGAGGCACTATGGATATGACTTTGGGTCAGAATTACCGCAAGTGAACACTATATTGCGAAGATGGAAGAATGTGATAACTATCGATGTTCAAGAGCACCGACCCTTCTGCACACCTGAATACTACGTGTGGCTTTTAGAAGACGCAAAGCATAGAGATTTGAGCGAAGGAGGTCTTCCTGGTTTTGGCgatgaaaaagagagaagatgGGCTCGCAGCCTTCTCAACACCGATTATGACATTACCCCAGAAATGAGGAAGCAGATC GTTGATCTGTCCTTCATCCTGGCACATACACGATCAAAAGGGACcccccttctccttcttctcaaAGAGCAAGCTCCAAAGACAAAG AACTGCCCGAAGGATACAAGCTTCCAAAATTTGATGTTCAATGGCATTGGGGATCCCAAAGCCCACCTAGGAATGTACTGTGACAAACTTGTAGGTGTGGGAAGAGACGAGAGGATACTCATGAAGTTGTTTATGAGGAGTCTTACTGGGGAGGCCCTAGCATGGTATATTGAGCAAGACTCGCGGAAATGGGTAGAGTGGGTTGATATGGCAACTGATTTCACGAATAGGTTTGGTTTTAATATTGAAAATGCACCTGATTGGTTTTACATTccaaatttgaagaagaaaccGAGTGAATCCTTCAGAGAATATGCCATAAGATGGAGGTCTGAAGCGGCTAGGGCCAGACCCCCTATGGAGGAATCTCAGATGAAAGACTACTTCATTCGTGCCCAAGAACCACAATACTATGACCGAATGATGCTGGTGGCTGAAAAGAGTTTCGTTGAAATCATCAAACTAGGCGAAAGAATTGAAGAAGGCATAAAGAATGGGAATATAATCAATTTGGAAGCTTTACAAGCAACCAACAAGGCTCTGCAATCTGGTGGAATGACAGAAAATCGAAAGAAAACAGGTTCTGTAATGATGGCTCATGGAACTAAGACCCCTTTGAGGCACAAGACAACAAACCCACCACCATCCCCATACCCTCACACCCCATACCCTCAACATCCCTCAGCTCCACTCCCTATATCTCCCCAACCCATGCTAATATATTACCAAAACGCTCCCCCTCAATATTTGCATGCCTCATATCTTGTCTATAATGTTCAACCAACACACTTCCAAACTCCACCACCCACTCAAACACCAAATTACCGAAATAGACCTCCCTATGAAATAAGACCTACAAAAATTTATACCCCTTTGGCTGAATCCATAACACAACTTTATGAAAGACTGAAACAGGCTGGGTACGTCTCCCCAATTTCTGCATTACCTGTGGATGTTCGCGCAAAATGGTACGACCCTAACAAGGTCTGCGCCTACCATTCTGGGATGAAGGGTCACACCACCGAAGTTTGCAGAGCCCTTAAGGATAAGGTTCAAATGTTGATTGATACAAAAACCATCCAACTCAAGGATCCTACACCAAATGTTGCGAATAATCCTCTTCCTAACCATCAAGTCAACATGGTGGAAGATGGTGATGTCTGGGATTGGGAAGAATCTATCTGGACCCTCGAAACAGAAGAAGCCATGTCTACCACCGCCCCAGCACCGCTAATAGTGCAAGGACTCGCCCCATTTGAAGTAGAAGTTGCTGCACCCAGACCACCGTTCACTGTCTATAGGGCATCTTCCCCAATACAATGTGATACACATGTTGTACCTTGGGAATACAACAAAAGAGAAACGAAAGTGGAAGAGACAGATGTTGCAACAGGGGTCACCAGATCTGGAAGAATTTACACTTCTGAAATTTTGGTTCAGGGAAGCTCTAGCAAATCCAAAGCACCAGTCGTAGAGTTTGAAGATCAAGGTATTTGGAAAAAGGTTCAAGCTAAAGAATACTCTGTCATTGAGCAGCTGAGTAAAACCCCATCCCAAATATCAATTCTGGCGTTACTGCAATCTTCCGAAACTCATCGAAATGCCCTTCTGAAGATCCTTGGTGAAGCTTATGTCCCATCTAACATCACTCATGGAGAGGTAGCCCAAATGGTGGGGCAG GATAAGGTGACAAACAAAGCATTAGTTGATGCAGGTTCAGGTTTAAACATTTGCCCTTTGAGCACACTGACGAGGCTGGGCGTGGATAGTGCAAAAATTCAGACATGGAAGATGAATGTGAGGGCATTTGACGGCTCTCAGAGAGGCACTATTGGGGAGATAACCTTGGACATGCTCATTGGTCCTGTCACTTTCCCCATagctttccaaattttggaCATCCCTTTATCGTACAACTTATTGTTGGGTAATCCATGGATTCATATGGCTGGAGCAGTTCCATCTACTCTTCACCAATGCTTGAAGTTTGAATGGGATTACGAAGAGGTTCTAGTCCATGGAGAAAAAGGGCATCCTGTATACACGATTAAAGGAAGAGAGCACATGGATGGTGAAATGTACCATATAGTGGAGCTTGTTGGTAATATTGAGTTGCAACCATG CAAAATTCACTATAAAAATGTCGAATCTGAGACTATGGCATACAATGAGACTGCTCAACTTAACATTAATGACTTAGAAGAAGTCAAAGACAATGAGGTTCCCGAGGAGTTAATCAAAAGGGTTGAGGAATTCGAGGAAAACCCCAATCCAAACTTGGTAGAGACAGAAGTGATGAATTAG